A single Euwallacea similis isolate ESF13 chromosome 1, ESF131.1, whole genome shotgun sequence DNA region contains:
- the LOC136408386 gene encoding putative gustatory receptor 28b, whose protein sequence is MSCRMYISLLLGFNSFFFLFPPVHLEKRSSLIIFKVSAWILLIITVIMGPTTIWVKDAVFAKVSFIHKIVFDLSTVVMYLTNIYVSALGILKQKQLSKLLEEILEDISSGCGFILHFSMFTIYHTIGIAMILFTQFQRSDSITYQFVVLFGDGFLTFRLVGVFFIISLIIKRIRENLRKFNEKLMHPNGAVHIKAYRMFHNALCDHIQTVNSLCGLILLLVIFFIITTFLRHAVFTSQFYNAQLVAIVRCSWILAYGCQVSYLAYVGQRIAVETEQTVAICYKQMLKTSVNKIENDTNQEFFLLAQQVVNRTTKISAAGFFNIDNSMILFMATTFFTYFIVVMQLMFCRSC, encoded by the exons ATGTCTTGCAGAATGTACATTTCCCTTTTGTTAggttttaacagttttttctttttatttcctCCTGTACATTTAGAAAAACGATCATCCCTGATCATCTTCAAAGTGTCCGCTTGGATTCTCTTAATAATTACAGTAATAATGGGGCCCACGACCATATGGGTCAAGGACGCTGTATTCGCTAAAGTTTCATTCATTCACAAGATCGTATTCGATTTATCTACAGTGGTAATGTATCTGACAAACATCTATGTATCTGCACTGGGCATTctcaaacaaaaacaactaTCCAAGCTCCTGGAAGAGATCCTGGAAGACATCAGCTCGGGATGTGGCTTCATTCTGCATTTCTCAATGTTTACGATATATCACACGATCGGCATTGCCATGATTCTGTTTACACAATTCCAAAGAAGTGATTCCATAACGTACCAATTTGTTGTGCTATTTGGAGACGGTTTCTTGACCTTCCGATTGGTAGGAGTATTCTTCATCATCTCCTTGATTATCAAACGCATTAGGGAGAACTTGAGGAAGTTTAACGAGAAGCTGATGCACCCAAATGGGGCAGTGCACATCAAGGCATACAGAATGTTCCATAATGCCCTGTGCGATCACATTCAAACAGTTAATTCGCTTTGTGGATTGATTTTACTGCTAGTAATCTTCTTTATCATAACTACATTCCTCCGGCATGCAGTGTTCACTAGCCAGTTCTACAATGCACAGTTGGTTGCTATAGTGCGATGTTCGTGGATTCTAGCATACGGG TGTCAAGTTTCTTACCTGGCATATGTCGGACAACGAATAGCAGTAGAAACCGAGCAAACTGTCGCCATTTGCTACAAGCAAATGCTGAAAACTTCGGtgaataaaatagaaaacgaCACAAACCAAGAATTCTTCTTACTGGCCCAGCAGGTAGTGAACAGAACCACGAAGATATCAGCAGCGGGATTCTTCAACATAGACAATTCCATGATTCTGTTCATGGCTACaaccttttttacttattttattgttgtgaTGCAGCTTATGTTCTGCCGAtcatgttaa
- the LOC136408510 gene encoding pyridoxine/pyridoxamine 5'-phosphate oxidase-like isoform X1, which yields MDIGGMRHDYNNKNNLFLEKHIQKKEPLGLFQKWFEQIQSDPRTVEPNAVCLSTCTKNGIPSGRFVLLKGFSKDGFRFFTHYTSRKGQDLEDNPKAALTFYWEHFSRSVRIEGDVEKLGFDVADTYFKSRPHQSQIGALCSDQSKPIFDRDVLTEKEEVLKAIYKEGEVPRPPLWGGYLLKPHTIEFWQGQTDRIHDRIRFRFPKEGEPDGVLTKQGEDGWIYERLCP from the exons ATGGACATTGGTG gaatGAGACATgattataacaataaaaataatttgttccTGGAAAAACATATTCAGAAGAAAGAGCCTTTAGGACTGTTCCAAAAATggtttgagcaaattcagagtGATCCACGTACTGTAGAGCCAAATGCTGTGTGCCTTTCGACATGCACAAA GAATGGAATACCATCAGGCAGATTCGTTCTGTTGAAAGGTTTCAGTAAAGATGGTTTCAGATTCTTCACTCACTATACAAGTAGAAAGGGTCAAGACTTG GAAGACAATCCTAAAGCGGCTCTAACTTTTTATTGGGAACATTTCAGCCGATCG GTTCGAATTGAAGGCGACGTAGAAAAACTCGGTTTCGATGTTGCTGACACTTATTTCAAAAGCAGGCCACATCAAAGCCAAATTGGTGCTCTTTGTAGCGACCAAAGTAAACCTATTTTTGATCGAGATGTTCTTACTGAGAAAGAGGAAGTGTTGAAGGCAATATATAAAGAAGGGGAAGTTCCAAGACCTCCATTATG GGGTGGTTATCTACTTAAACCACATACAATAGAATTTTGGCAAGGCCAGACAGATCGCATTCATGATAGAATACGATTCCGGTTTCCCAAGGAGGGTGAACCTGACGGTGTTCTGACAAAACAAGGGGAAGACGGTTGGATATATGAAAGGTTGTGTCCTTAG
- the LOC136408510 gene encoding pyridoxine/pyridoxamine 5'-phosphate oxidase-like isoform X2, whose product MDIGGMRHDYNNKNNLFLEKHIQKKEPLGLFQKWFEQIQSDPRTVEPNAVCLSTCTKNGIPSGRFVLLKGFSKDGFRFFTHYTSRKGQDLVRIEGDVEKLGFDVADTYFKSRPHQSQIGALCSDQSKPIFDRDVLTEKEEVLKAIYKEGEVPRPPLWGGYLLKPHTIEFWQGQTDRIHDRIRFRFPKEGEPDGVLTKQGEDGWIYERLCP is encoded by the exons ATGGACATTGGTG gaatGAGACATgattataacaataaaaataatttgttccTGGAAAAACATATTCAGAAGAAAGAGCCTTTAGGACTGTTCCAAAAATggtttgagcaaattcagagtGATCCACGTACTGTAGAGCCAAATGCTGTGTGCCTTTCGACATGCACAAA GAATGGAATACCATCAGGCAGATTCGTTCTGTTGAAAGGTTTCAGTAAAGATGGTTTCAGATTCTTCACTCACTATACAAGTAGAAAGGGTCAAGACTTG GTTCGAATTGAAGGCGACGTAGAAAAACTCGGTTTCGATGTTGCTGACACTTATTTCAAAAGCAGGCCACATCAAAGCCAAATTGGTGCTCTTTGTAGCGACCAAAGTAAACCTATTTTTGATCGAGATGTTCTTACTGAGAAAGAGGAAGTGTTGAAGGCAATATATAAAGAAGGGGAAGTTCCAAGACCTCCATTATG GGGTGGTTATCTACTTAAACCACATACAATAGAATTTTGGCAAGGCCAGACAGATCGCATTCATGATAGAATACGATTCCGGTTTCCCAAGGAGGGTGAACCTGACGGTGTTCTGACAAAACAAGGGGAAGACGGTTGGATATATGAAAGGTTGTGTCCTTAG
- the LOC136408435 gene encoding histidine protein methyltransferase 1 homolog: MFKFNFEDKNDAKEDNIEDCNSNVEEERWIESEEIIPNNIDDIVKKILANCSYNSIQYDKMQLKYYITENVLNILRANIVEKSALNNVLSVINADRSHSDLISSVYEGGLKIWECTYDLLNYIDQQKINLKDKLVLDLGCGTGFIGIMSLVRGAYSCTFQDYNPEVLKYITIPNVILNGEEYVSKSSFYSGDWSSFMNLNCLSSVREKFDYIFTSETIYNVKNYEKLHNTFQKLLKEDGNVYLAAKSFYFGVGGGISLFTDFLKKKNVFEYELCWDCAEGLKREILKIQFIK; this comes from the exons atgtttaagtttaattttgaagacaAAAATGATGCAAAAGAAGATAATATTGAAG ACTGTAACTCTAATGTGGAGGAGGAGAGATGGATAGAAAGTGAGGAGATCATTCCTAACAATATAGATGATATTGTTAAGAAAATACTAGCAAATTGCTCTTATAATTCTATACAATATGATAAAATGCAGTTAAAATACTACATTACTGAAAACGTCCTGAATATACTACGAGCCAACATAGTTGAAAAATCTGCCTTAAATAATGTATTGTCAGTAATTAATGCTGATCGGAGTCACTCGGATTTAATATCATCAGTTTATGAAG GaggattaaaaatttgggaaTGCACCTATGATCTTCTCAATTATATTGATCAACAAAAGATAAACCTTAAAGATAAATTGGTGCTGGACCTTGGATGTGGTACCGGCTTTATTGGGATCATGAGTTTAGTACGAGGCGCCTATTCATGCACCTTCCAAGATTAT AATCCAGAGGTACTGAAATACATCACTATACCAAATGTTATATTAAACGGAGAGGAATATGTTAGTAAAAGCAGCTTTTACTCGGGAGATTGGAGTTCGTTTATGAACTTAAATTGTCTAAGCTCCGTTCGAGAGAAATTCGATTACATATTTACATCAGAGACTATTTATAATGTGAAGAACTATGAAAAACTCCACAATACGTTTCAGAAACTGTTGAAGGAGGATGGCAATGT ATACCTTGCAGCCAAATCATTTTACTTTGGGGTAGGAGGaggtatttcattatttacagattttttaaaaaagaaaaatgtgtttgaATATGAGCTTTGTTGGGATTGTGCAGAGGGTTTAAAACGAGAAATACTGAAAATACAGTTtatcaaataa